A genomic window from Verrucomicrobiota bacterium includes:
- a CDS encoding immunoglobulin domain-containing protein gives MKLKIFLHKLSWPIIFLTLLLQRSPVVRYLADIHVSLTPRVQHIWTVVVGAVTVGAYNTVTGATGDLRFRAQQDDTTVFLGEQLLLVIEVEGGLKPKTWVVPGPSALPEGVSATFNVNFGIATISGTPTEAGSFPVTIQAWQNPNMRGDQAPDFNFTITVEALINQQPSAQVLDLGGSTELTVGVNDTQGVSFQWQKQNAENAELFDDLTGQTGSVLSLANVTISDSGNYRVVVTRGTIIEVSDLASVTVNSLISQQPEEQSVDWNGSAEFTVLMKDPEGVSYQWQKQNMENTELYDDLPSQTSATLSLSNVLLKDSGNYQVVATKGSVVEVSTPALLTVNTTPLQAWLDTHFEDPFGDDTALDQDPDEDMLINAVEFTFGLDPNAMQKEALVQTTQEEIDGVVHAVYSFPPIPDGVDSMVSLEGNVKPSPTEGWSTLVNGVDGVVIENTSEGYIVKVPASVRGFNRLRIISN, from the coding sequence ATGAAACTAAAAATCTTTCTTCACAAACTCTCTTGGCCCATTATTTTCTTAACGCTATTGCTCCAACGTTCACCGGTCGTGCGGTATCTGGCAGATATTCACGTTTCTCTTACTCCTAGGGTACAACACATTTGGACAGTCGTGGTGGGGGCCGTAACTGTGGGTGCTTATAATACAGTGACGGGAGCTACCGGAGATTTGCGATTTCGTGCACAACAAGACGACACAACCGTTTTTCTTGGAGAGCAACTGTTGTTGGTTATTGAAGTTGAAGGTGGGCTTAAGCCTAAGACATGGGTTGTTCCTGGTCCTTCTGCGTTACCAGAAGGAGTTTCAGCTACTTTTAACGTGAATTTTGGGATTGCGACTATTAGCGGAACTCCAACAGAAGCGGGATCATTTCCAGTAACGATTCAGGCTTGGCAAAACCCAAATATGAGAGGAGACCAAGCTCCCGATTTTAATTTTACGATCACCGTAGAGGCATTGATCAATCAACAGCCATCAGCCCAGGTCCTTGATTTGGGCGGATCGACTGAATTGACAGTGGGCGTTAACGATACGCAGGGTGTCAGTTTCCAATGGCAGAAACAAAACGCGGAAAATGCAGAGTTGTTTGATGACCTAACTGGTCAAACAGGTTCTGTCCTTAGCCTGGCCAATGTAACTATTTCGGATTCAGGCAATTACCGTGTAGTTGTAACTAGAGGTACTATTATCGAAGTGAGCGATCTGGCTTCGGTGACGGTAAATTCACTCATATCGCAACAACCAGAGGAGCAAAGCGTCGATTGGAATGGATCCGCTGAATTTACCGTGCTCATGAAAGATCCGGAGGGAGTTAGCTACCAGTGGCAAAAACAGAACATGGAAAACACGGAGTTGTATGATGACCTCCCCAGTCAAACGAGTGCCACGCTAAGCCTGAGCAATGTGCTTTTGAAGGACTCAGGTAACTACCAGGTAGTTGCCACAAAAGGCTCCGTAGTAGAAGTGAGTACGCCAGCATTGTTAACGGTGAACACCACTCCCTTGCAGGCCTGGCTGGATACCCACTTTGAGGATCCCTTTGGCGATGATACCGCCTTGGATCAGGATCCTGATGAGGATATGCTGATCAATGCCGTGGAATTCACGTTTGGACTCGATCCAAATGCCATGCAGAAAGAAGCTCTGGTCCAAACAACTCAGGAAGAAATAGATGGTGTTGTTCATGCGGTTTATTCCTTTCCTCCGATTCCTGATGGTGTCGATTCTATGGTCTCCCTGGAAGGGAACGTGAAACCGAGCCCGACCGAAGGTTGGTCAACGCTGGTAAACGGCGTGGACGGAGTCGTCATCGAGAATACTTCAGAAGGTTATATCGTAAAAGTACCCGCTTCAGTCCGTGGGTTTAATCGGCTTAGGATTATAAGTAATTAG
- the eno gene encoding phosphopyruvate hydratase — translation MTTITDIRAREIMDSRGNPTVEVDVELESGVIGRAAVPSGASTGVNEALELRDGGVPAKQLPKGINGKTRYLGKGVLRAVENVNSTIASELIGLDAVDQVGVDHTMLALDGTSTKKKLGANAILGVSMATAKAAALALDLPLYRYLGGTNAKVLPVPMMNIMNGGAHSDAPIDIQEFMIMPRGAESFSEALRMGAEIFHALKGVLKGKGLSTAVGDEGGFAPNIESNEAALEVIAAAVKKAGYKLGKDIFLALDVAASEFYDSKTKRYVFSKSDGSKKNYKEMVAFLKDMQSRYPILSIEDGCDEDDWAGWKHLTEEMGHNTQLVGDDLFVTNTSFLKKGIDMGVANSILVKVNQIGTLTETFDAIEMANENKYTAVISHRSGETEDATIADIAVASNAGQIKTGSLSRSDRIAKYNQLLRIEEELGRSAIYGGLIGKI, via the coding sequence ATGACAACCATTACAGATATTCGGGCACGCGAAATCATGGATTCCCGCGGAAATCCAACCGTCGAAGTTGACGTTGAACTTGAGAGCGGCGTCATCGGACGCGCGGCAGTTCCGTCCGGCGCAAGCACTGGAGTAAACGAAGCTTTAGAGTTACGTGACGGCGGAGTTCCTGCAAAACAGCTTCCCAAAGGAATAAACGGTAAAACACGTTATCTTGGTAAAGGCGTACTCAGAGCGGTTGAAAATGTGAACTCCACCATCGCCTCCGAATTGATCGGTCTTGACGCAGTTGACCAGGTCGGAGTTGACCACACCATGCTGGCCCTCGATGGAACGTCTACCAAGAAGAAGCTCGGCGCCAACGCAATCCTCGGTGTATCCATGGCAACGGCCAAAGCAGCTGCGCTGGCTCTAGACCTTCCTCTTTACCGCTACCTCGGAGGAACGAACGCCAAAGTTTTACCGGTACCCATGATGAACATCATGAATGGCGGAGCTCACTCAGATGCTCCGATTGATATTCAAGAATTCATGATCATGCCTAGAGGAGCCGAGTCATTTAGTGAAGCCCTTCGTATGGGAGCAGAAATTTTCCACGCTCTTAAAGGAGTACTGAAAGGCAAGGGCCTTTCAACAGCCGTAGGTGACGAAGGAGGATTCGCTCCAAACATCGAGTCCAATGAAGCCGCACTTGAGGTGATAGCAGCCGCAGTTAAAAAAGCGGGATACAAACTCGGAAAAGATATTTTCCTGGCGTTGGACGTAGCGGCCTCAGAATTCTACGACAGCAAGACCAAACGCTATGTCTTCTCCAAGTCCGATGGATCCAAGAAGAACTACAAGGAGATGGTTGCCTTCCTGAAAGACATGCAATCCCGCTACCCTATCCTCTCGATTGAAGATGGTTGTGACGAAGATGACTGGGCTGGCTGGAAGCACCTTACCGAAGAAATGGGACACAACACCCAGCTCGTCGGCGACGACCTTTTTGTTACTAACACCTCCTTCCTTAAAAAAGGAATCGATATGGGGGTAGCAAATTCCATCCTCGTTAAGGTCAACCAAATCGGAACACTCACCGAAACCTTTGATGCGATTGAAATGGCTAACGAAAATAAATACACGGCAGTCATTTCCCACCGTTCAGGTGAAACCGAAGATGCCACGATCGCTGACATCGCGGTTGCTTCAAACGCAGGACAGATCAAAACCGGTTCACTCTCACGCAGCGACCGCATTGCAAAATACAACCAACTTCTTCGAATCGAAGAAGAGTTGGGACGCAGTGCGATCTATGGTGGCCTGATCGGCAAAATCTAA
- a CDS encoding CopD family protein encodes MSGQLYLWIKTLHLVMVMAWMVSLFYLPRILVHVVEGKAEGQSVDRLFIMARKLFKFGNIMMIIAFATGLWIAIAMHFFSGQGWLHAKLLLVVLFIGYNHMTFGLVKKAEKGTLSWSSSALRWFNEVPLVGLIIVVFLAIAKPF; translated from the coding sequence ATGTCTGGACAACTCTATCTTTGGATTAAAACACTTCATCTCGTTATGGTAATGGCCTGGATGGTCAGCCTTTTCTACCTACCGCGCATTCTGGTGCATGTGGTGGAGGGCAAAGCTGAAGGACAATCTGTCGACCGCCTGTTTATCATGGCACGCAAGCTTTTTAAGTTTGGTAACATAATGATGATTATCGCCTTCGCCACCGGATTGTGGATTGCAATAGCCATGCATTTCTTCTCCGGTCAGGGCTGGCTCCACGCAAAACTTCTCTTGGTTGTTCTGTTTATCGGCTACAATCACATGACCTTTGGCCTGGTCAAGAAAGCTGAGAAAGGGACTCTTAGCTGGTCGTCATCGGCACTTCGCTGGTTCAACGAGGTACCTCTGGTTGGATTAATCATTGTCGTCTTCCTGGCAATCGCGAAACCGTTTTAA
- a CDS encoding right-handed parallel beta-helix repeat-containing protein, whose amino-acid sequence MNHSYHRIIAICFTLIAGALGASAQGVSFVDQDNVSGTEDGVSWVTAFTTIQTAVVATSPGDEVWVAEGTYTGTVTMVSGISLYGGFAGTETERSARDVAAHVTVIDAAGGNEAVLLYNVSAARVDGFTITGGVSQNVRGSLLDDTVILANCIVTGSANYGLSCFGETTMRVENCAFSDLIVGINLNSSSPTFENCTSSENDYGVYSVQSALVNASPVFIDCRFTHNTEIGFYCQNPSSPQLTGCVISHNGTDGVNCNFEASPVFTDCEISNNGLAGIQSRGGSTPDFTDCVVVGNRTFGLFCYQASPTFTGCILANSLQTCVQINQDSSPRFIDCSISGSGSIGAICESSSPEFTNCVFSGNLLDGIYARVSSVLTVTNSTITGNGRHGIWCSDSASSVISNTILAHNGGYGVRKQLGAGNPSVTSCLFADNALADYFDDVAGAQTGADAINLNVPNASDNVDGDPLFAVGPAGTWTEAAAFDPATNSTTLTDGLGAFAVDAFSGRMINANTTQIRQTYVLGNTATTIEVVGDATGIAANGAVYQLLDYHLQNGSAALDRGDVAVAPAADFEGDPRPGSDDLVDIGADESPAEFTPGQGPDDTDPPFSELASLEVVSPAVFELNYTSGDSDSGVDHVELWYRHNGGAWTQYPGAFTTSPILFDSALAAGEGDYEFYTIAVDVAGNREAAPAEPDSVSTVLRSFNGARVYVDSGATGEETGMSWQNAFADIATAVLVAEVYAVPEVWVAEGDYAGAVSLPDGVSVYGGFAGTETDVSERDAEAHASRVIGTLFVPGFGVTLDGIAVVGGTSVSGAGIFEDCRFETVRLDSGSGASAFTRCLFEERYKIGVSLGSGVSLDSGSGASTFTECRFVGNGRYGVQMKSASASFFTCRFLANGTAGIGLRGGASVSLTGCVIAGNGSGDSFDRSGVHADGTDNVLEMSGCIVSGNLGPGLYIEEPRLRATLASCMVSGNDDDGVRFARAGPGQGGGMVLLGCTVSNNRGEGMSGVDDRDVLANTVFSGNRFVGVSASPLSVPVLTSCLFFGNDAELGRGDVSFNGTFYSGANAINLNVPGASGNVDGDPLFAGGPTGTWTARAVYDPVSRSTVLTDAASSYVPGELAGRLLTVSSSRDPWLQAYVLGNTATEIEVAGDLDGFPPPAGDAYRFEDYHLTDGSAALDRGDVALAPPTDFEGDPRPGTDGLVDIGADELLHDTVATPVGNLVTTSLLDGQVGLTFDQVDTGGETSVTAVPAEADLPANFQLLGRRYDISTTVLFSGFVEVCISYDDTGLDPLEEEALTLLHYDVDHWEDVSTSLDTVNNVICGVVTHFSEFVVAFPLVENYDVDGDGFGIQVDCDDNDPHMYPGAPDICDGLDNDCDGLVDEDVLVFGEIQPPINQTVLWGGVLNLSASLDITEGTTYQWQRILSGEAQYSDIQGETGTTFSSSQLTTSDEGMYRVVATNGGNAIQSNAASVSVITSAFQSWIEVHFQDPFGIGSSESDDPDMDTLSNAIEHTFGLNPNKAESNPFVLQSIEIINNEQYAVFTYLPVAAGVDFMLSFQGNAGLDPNAWSTLQNGVNGVIIESTAEGNVIKISASGPRFTRVKITTN is encoded by the coding sequence ATGAACCATAGTTACCACCGAATAATCGCAATTTGCTTCACTCTAATTGCCGGCGCACTGGGGGCAAGTGCCCAAGGAGTTAGCTTTGTCGATCAGGATAATGTATCCGGAACGGAGGACGGAGTATCCTGGGTAACGGCTTTTACGACTATCCAGACCGCAGTAGTGGCCACCTCGCCCGGTGATGAAGTCTGGGTAGCCGAGGGCACCTACACGGGGACAGTCACAATGGTAAGCGGCATTTCCCTCTACGGCGGATTTGCCGGCACGGAAACCGAACGCTCGGCGCGCGATGTCGCCGCTCACGTAACGGTGATCGATGCTGCCGGTGGCAACGAAGCGGTTCTGCTTTATAATGTGTCAGCAGCGCGTGTCGATGGATTCACCATTACGGGAGGGGTCTCCCAGAATGTCAGAGGCTCGTTGCTCGACGACACGGTGATCCTGGCGAACTGCATCGTCACCGGTTCCGCCAACTACGGATTGAGCTGTTTTGGGGAAACGACGATGCGGGTCGAGAACTGCGCGTTCAGCGATCTCATCGTCGGTATCAATCTCAACTCTTCGTCTCCCACTTTCGAAAACTGCACGTCCTCCGAGAACGACTATGGCGTGTATTCCGTTCAATCAGCGCTGGTGAATGCGTCGCCGGTTTTCATCGATTGCCGCTTCACCCACAACACCGAGATTGGGTTCTACTGTCAGAATCCGAGCTCCCCCCAGCTCACCGGGTGCGTGATCTCCCACAATGGTACGGACGGGGTTAACTGCAATTTCGAGGCGTCGCCGGTTTTCACGGATTGTGAGATCAGTAACAATGGGCTCGCCGGCATTCAAAGCCGTGGCGGGAGCACGCCGGACTTTACCGATTGCGTCGTAGTGGGAAACCGGACATTCGGGCTCTTCTGCTATCAGGCATCGCCGACCTTCACCGGGTGTATCCTGGCGAACAGTCTCCAGACCTGCGTGCAGATCAATCAAGACTCCTCACCGCGCTTCATCGATTGTTCGATTTCCGGAAGTGGCAGCATCGGTGCGATCTGCGAATCCTCCTCGCCCGAATTTACCAACTGCGTATTCAGCGGCAACCTCCTCGACGGGATCTATGCCCGGGTCTCGTCCGTATTGACCGTGACAAACTCCACGATCACCGGCAACGGACGCCACGGGATCTGGTGCAGCGACTCCGCTTCATCGGTGATCAGCAATACTATCCTGGCGCACAACGGCGGATACGGCGTGCGCAAACAGCTGGGAGCGGGAAATCCTTCCGTGACCTCCTGCCTATTCGCAGACAATGCCCTCGCTGACTACTTCGACGACGTGGCCGGAGCACAGACCGGGGCGGACGCGATCAATCTGAATGTGCCGAATGCCAGTGACAACGTGGACGGCGACCCGCTGTTTGCCGTCGGGCCGGCAGGAACCTGGACGGAAGCGGCGGCATTCGATCCGGCGACAAACAGCACCACTCTTACGGATGGGCTGGGCGCGTTCGCAGTAGATGCGTTCTCGGGTCGGATGATTAATGCGAACACGACCCAGATTCGGCAGACCTATGTGCTCGGTAACACGGCGACCACGATCGAAGTTGTCGGTGACGCGACCGGCATCGCCGCCAACGGCGCCGTCTACCAATTGCTCGACTACCACCTGCAGAACGGCTCGGCGGCGCTGGACCGCGGTGACGTCGCCGTTGCCCCCGCCGCCGACTTCGAGGGCGATCCGCGTCCGGGCTCCGACGATTTGGTCGACATCGGGGCCGATGAGTCGCCCGCCGAGTTCACGCCAGGCCAGGGGCCGGATGACACGGACCCGCCGTTTTCCGAGCTGGCCTCGCTGGAGGTAGTGTCGCCAGCTGTCTTCGAACTAAACTACACCAGTGGAGATTCCGACAGTGGTGTAGACCACGTGGAGCTTTGGTATCGCCACAATGGCGGGGCATGGACGCAGTATCCAGGTGCTTTCACAACCAGTCCGATTCTCTTCGATTCGGCACTGGCCGCTGGAGAAGGGGACTACGAGTTCTACACGATCGCGGTGGACGTCGCAGGCAATCGCGAGGCGGCGCCGGCGGAGCCGGACTCGGTTAGCACTGTGCTGAGAAGCTTCAACGGCGCTCGGGTCTATGTGGACTCAGGAGCAACGGGAGAGGAAACGGGAATGAGCTGGCAAAATGCTTTCGCGGATATCGCGACGGCCGTGTTGGTGGCGGAGGTCTACGCGGTTCCGGAAGTGTGGGTGGCCGAGGGCGACTACGCAGGGGCCGTGTCGCTGCCGGACGGGGTGTCTGTTTACGGCGGCTTTGCGGGGACGGAGACGGACGTGTCGGAGCGTGACGCGGAGGCGCATGCGTCGAGGGTGATCGGCACGTTGTTTGTTCCCGGCTTTGGTGTGACTCTCGATGGGATCGCTGTTGTCGGAGGCACGTCGGTTTCGGGCGCGGGGATTTTCGAGGACTGCCGATTCGAGACGGTCAGGTTGGACTCGGGCTCTGGAGCGTCGGCGTTCACGCGCTGCCTCTTCGAGGAACGATACAAGATCGGAGTCAGTTTGGGCTCCGGAGTCAGTTTGGACTCGGGCTCTGGGGCGTCGACGTTCACGGAGTGCCGCTTCGTGGGCAACGGCAGGTATGGCGTCCAAATGAAAAGCGCGTCGGCGTCATTCTTCACGTGTCGATTCCTCGCCAATGGAACCGCTGGCATCGGGCTCAGGGGTGGCGCCTCGGTCTCTCTTACCGGCTGCGTGATCGCGGGCAACGGTTCGGGCGATAGCTTCGATAGATCGGGCGTCCACGCCGATGGGACGGACAACGTTCTGGAGATGTCCGGCTGCATCGTGTCCGGCAACCTCGGGCCGGGCCTCTACATCGAGGAGCCGAGGCTTCGCGCGACGCTGGCGAGCTGCATGGTGAGCGGCAACGACGACGACGGCGTGCGGTTTGCCCGAGCAGGACCGGGCCAGGGAGGAGGCATGGTTCTGCTCGGCTGCACGGTGAGCAACAACCGCGGAGAGGGAATGAGCGGCGTGGACGACCGCGACGTCCTGGCCAACACGGTTTTCAGCGGGAACCGCTTCGTCGGCGTTTCGGCGTCCCCTCTGTCCGTTCCTGTTCTGACGAGCTGCCTGTTCTTCGGCAACGACGCCGAGCTCGGCCGTGGCGACGTCTCTTTCAATGGAACGTTCTACAGCGGGGCGAACGCGATCAATCTGAACGTTCCCGGCGCCAGCGGGAACGTGGACGGCGACCCTCTGTTCGCGGGCGGACCGACGGGCACGTGGACCGCGCGAGCGGTTTACGACCCGGTCTCGCGGAGCACGGTCCTGACCGACGCCGCTTCCTCCTATGTCCCGGGCGAGTTGGCGGGGCGGCTGCTGACGGTCTCCTCGTCCCGCGACCCCTGGCTGCAGGCCTACGTGCTGGGCAACACGGCGACCGAGATCGAGGTGGCCGGGGACTTGGACGGATTCCCGCCCCCCGCCGGCGACGCCTACCGCTTCGAGGACTACCATCTGACGGACGGCTCTGCGGCCCTGGACCGCGGGGACGTCGCGCTGGCGCCGCCGACCGACTTCGAGGGCGACCCGCGCCCCGGCACCGACGGGCTGGTCGACATCGGCGCCGACGAGCTGCTGCACGATACGGTGGCGACACCGGTGGGTAACCTCGTGACCACGTCACTCTTGGACGGGCAGGTGGGATTGACCTTCGACCAGGTCGACACCGGGGGTGAAACGAGTGTGACCGCTGTACCTGCAGAGGCGGATCTTCCGGCAAATTTTCAACTGCTGGGCAGGAGGTATGATATATCGACCACCGTCTTATTCAGTGGCTTCGTGGAGGTTTGCATCAGCTATGATGACACAGGGCTGGATCCCCTGGAGGAGGAAGCGCTGACCCTGTTGCACTACGATGTCGATCATTGGGAGGACGTGAGTACCTCGCTGGATACCGTCAACAATGTGATCTGCGGCGTGGTGACCCACTTCTCCGAGTTCGTCGTTGCGTTTCCGCTGGTCGAAAACTATGACGTGGATGGAGACGGATTCGGTATCCAGGTCGACTGCGATGACAATGATCCGCACATGTATCCTGGAGCGCCGGACATCTGCGATGGACTCGATAACGACTGTGACGGACTCGTGGATGAGGATGTTCTGGTTTTTGGAGAAATTCAACCGCCTATTAACCAAACGGTTCTATGGGGAGGTGTTTTAAATCTTTCCGCAAGCCTTGATATCACAGAAGGAACCACCTACCAATGGCAGCGAATTCTTTCTGGCGAAGCTCAATACTCCGATATTCAGGGTGAAACCGGAACCACGTTCTCTAGCTCTCAACTAACAACATCGGATGAGGGCATGTATCGAGTTGTCGCAACCAACGGGGGCAATGCGATTCAAAGCAATGCGGCCTCGGTTTCCGTAATCACTTCAGCATTTCAATCCTGGATTGAAGTCCATTTTCAAGACCCATTTGGGATCGGTTCATCCGAGAGTGACGATCCAGATATGGATACTCTTTCAAACGCGATTGAGCATACCTTTGGCCTCAACCCAAACAAAGCTGAATCAAACCCATTTGTTCTACAATCTATCGAAATAATAAACAACGAACAGTATGCAGTTTTTACCTATCTACCCGTTGCTGCGGGAGTGGATTTCATGTTGTCTTTCCAAGGTAATGCCGGCCTGGATCCGAACGCTTGGAGCACACTGCAGAATGGCGTAAACGGAGTCATCATAGAATCTACGGCTGAAGGCAACGTGATCAAGATAAGCGCCTCAGGCCCAAGGTTCACTCGCGTGAAGATTACAACTAACTAA
- a CDS encoding cytochrome C peroxidase, with the protein MITLNRIFGLVFALVTIAVDQSYAKEEESLLKLSFRHVVDGRPLSLDSLRYNNAKEEAYSITRLSYLLSGFALETSEGEMVDLPTKYAWIDTGQRRTSYILSDIPAGKYRSIRFFVGLDSETNNGETTSYPADHALNPNLNGLHWSWQGGYIFMALEGKFRAANQELSGFSYHLARDPNRTTITIAADLDLTQALTLEIDLDIATLLNAPQPLSFALDGNSTHSREGDPITKALVKNLPGAFRLRRLTSDTPEIMRASSVKPLYLPDVYTAYPLKLSRSFPIPNLPLDNPLLQERVELGEKLFNEKALSRDNSLSCSSCHMESNALTDTHRFSLGIDGQLGTRNAMPLFNLAWKSSFFWDGRAPTLRHQALMPIEDPTEMDEQLENVVEKLSNMEGYPEAFAKAFDSPEITAERIGLAIENFLLTQISYRSKFDMVLSGKDHFSKSEQRGFELFMTEFEPRSQRFGADCFHCHGGTLFSDHQFHNNGLSGMDAVDTGRFVVTGEESDRGKFSTPSLRNVAVTAPYMHNGRFQTLDEVVAHYNSGIIRSPTLDANLAKHPPAGMELSKADLSSLVAFLKTLTDEAYTTPENAEAHSN; encoded by the coding sequence ATGATCACTCTTAATCGTATCTTCGGTCTAGTCTTTGCTTTGGTGACCATCGCGGTCGACCAGAGTTACGCCAAGGAAGAGGAATCGTTACTAAAATTGTCCTTCAGACATGTTGTTGATGGGAGACCGTTGAGCCTTGATTCACTTCGGTATAATAACGCGAAAGAAGAAGCGTACTCCATAACACGCCTGAGTTATTTGCTCAGCGGCTTTGCTCTGGAAACTTCAGAAGGAGAAATGGTCGATCTCCCCACTAAATACGCCTGGATAGATACCGGGCAAAGACGAACGTCGTACATCCTAAGCGATATTCCTGCCGGGAAGTACCGTAGTATTCGTTTCTTTGTAGGTCTGGATAGTGAGACAAATAATGGTGAAACGACTTCGTATCCAGCCGACCACGCTCTCAATCCAAACTTGAATGGACTTCATTGGAGCTGGCAGGGAGGCTACATTTTTATGGCGCTGGAAGGAAAGTTTCGAGCGGCTAATCAAGAGCTCTCGGGATTCTCCTATCACCTGGCACGCGATCCCAATCGGACTACTATAACAATCGCGGCCGATCTCGATCTGACTCAAGCTCTCACCCTGGAAATTGATTTGGATATAGCCACCCTACTCAACGCTCCTCAGCCCCTATCCTTTGCTTTGGATGGAAATTCAACCCATTCACGAGAAGGCGATCCAATCACCAAAGCTCTTGTCAAGAATCTGCCAGGAGCATTTCGGTTGCGCAGATTGACATCTGACACACCTGAAATAATGCGGGCCAGTTCAGTCAAGCCTCTGTATTTGCCAGATGTATACACAGCCTACCCGTTAAAACTCAGTCGTTCATTTCCGATTCCGAATTTGCCATTGGATAATCCGTTACTGCAGGAGCGGGTCGAGCTAGGAGAAAAACTCTTTAACGAAAAGGCTCTCTCCAGGGACAACAGCCTTTCCTGTTCTTCCTGTCACATGGAGTCCAATGCGCTGACTGATACGCATCGATTTAGCCTTGGGATTGACGGTCAATTAGGAACCCGAAACGCCATGCCCCTTTTCAACCTGGCCTGGAAATCGAGTTTCTTTTGGGATGGCCGCGCACCGACGCTTCGGCATCAAGCGCTGATGCCAATAGAAGACCCAACCGAAATGGATGAGCAATTGGAAAACGTCGTGGAAAAACTTTCTAACATGGAAGGCTATCCAGAGGCTTTCGCCAAGGCGTTTGATAGTCCGGAGATCACTGCCGAACGAATAGGACTGGCTATTGAAAACTTTCTCCTCACTCAAATTTCCTACCGTTCGAAGTTTGATATGGTGCTGAGTGGAAAGGATCATTTTTCAAAGTCCGAGCAACGAGGCTTCGAACTTTTCATGACTGAATTCGAACCACGTTCACAACGTTTCGGTGCCGACTGTTTCCACTGCCACGGAGGAACGCTTTTTAGCGATCATCAGTTTCACAACAATGGTCTTTCCGGAATGGATGCAGTGGATACAGGGCGTTTCGTAGTTACCGGAGAAGAAAGTGATCGTGGTAAGTTTTCTACTCCCAGCCTACGCAATGTAGCGGTTACAGCTCCTTATATGCACAACGGTCGTTTTCAAACGCTCGATGAGGTAGTCGCTCATTACAATTCAGGAATCATCCGAAGTCCAACTCTCGATGCAAATCTGGCGAAACATCCTCCTGCAGGCATGGAACTGTCGAAAGCAGACCTAAGTTCGCTGGTCGCCTTCCTCAAAACGCTTACTGATGAAGCATACACAACCCCGGAAAATGCAGAGGCGCATTCCAACTAG
- a CDS encoding IS630 family transposase: MIKIDGRKLDHGTLENYRKLAIKRVMEGGEKPSAVAASLGLCRTSVYPWIRAYNKKGAQGIASRKACGPKPKLTEAHCERVKKWIIGKDPRQFGLEFGLWTRQIVAQLILEKMGIRVGLTAVGRMLARLEITPQKPLRRAYERSPEAVSAWLDKDYPKLKRRARRNGAEIFFLDEAGFSSEPALGRTYGLKGKTPEVRTTGQRQKVNAISALSARGAFWSNVYTGNFNAARFIAFLKDFRRGRTRKKIYMVVDGHPSHHAKVVRKYIRECKGKLELHFLPPYAPDLNPDEFVWQHAKRNGLAKKPLKKNESLRERVEQDLRNIKKNKSLVRSFFYAPSVAYAKD; the protein is encoded by the coding sequence ATGATAAAAATAGACGGTCGTAAACTGGATCATGGAACCCTGGAAAATTACCGCAAACTGGCGATAAAAAGAGTCATGGAGGGCGGCGAAAAGCCGTCCGCGGTCGCTGCCTCGCTCGGCTTGTGCCGGACTTCGGTTTATCCTTGGATAAGGGCGTATAATAAAAAGGGCGCGCAAGGCATCGCCTCCAGAAAAGCCTGCGGGCCGAAGCCGAAACTTACCGAAGCCCACTGTGAGCGGGTAAAGAAGTGGATCATAGGAAAAGATCCACGCCAGTTCGGTTTGGAATTCGGATTGTGGACCCGCCAAATAGTAGCTCAGCTCATTTTGGAAAAGATGGGGATCCGGGTGGGCCTGACGGCGGTCGGACGGATGTTGGCGCGCTTGGAAATCACGCCTCAGAAGCCGCTGCGCCGCGCTTACGAACGCAGTCCCGAAGCTGTTTCAGCGTGGCTGGACAAAGATTACCCGAAGTTGAAGCGCCGCGCCCGGCGCAACGGCGCTGAGATTTTCTTCCTCGACGAGGCTGGATTCAGCTCTGAACCGGCTCTCGGACGAACTTACGGTTTAAAAGGAAAGACCCCGGAAGTCAGAACAACCGGACAGCGGCAAAAGGTGAATGCGATCAGCGCGCTGAGTGCGCGCGGAGCCTTTTGGAGCAATGTCTACACCGGGAATTTTAATGCGGCGCGATTTATCGCATTCCTCAAGGATTTTCGGCGCGGCCGGACCCGGAAGAAAATTTATATGGTGGTGGATGGACATCCCAGCCACCATGCAAAAGTTGTTCGGAAATATATACGGGAGTGCAAGGGAAAGCTGGAGTTGCACTTCCTGCCTCCCTACGCGCCCGATTTGAATCCCGACGAGTTTGTCTGGCAGCATGCGAAAAGAAATGGATTGGCGAAGAAACCGCTGAAGAAGAACGAATCCTTGCGGGAACGAGTCGAGCAGGACCTTCGCAATATCAAGAAAAACAAATCGCTGGTCAGGTCGTTTTTTTACGCCCCAAGTGTAGCCTATGCTAAGGACTAG